The Candidatus Nomurabacteria bacterium genome has a segment encoding these proteins:
- a CDS encoding phage holin family protein produces MKIIVHWLILTLAVFAVPYFVGGISVDSVVVAIIVGACLAFINMVVKPVISILTLPINIITLGLFSLVINAGLFYLVSTVVEGFSVDGFMPALWGSLVVSIINWFSGKVVRD; encoded by the coding sequence ATGAAAATTATAGTTCATTGGCTTATCCTAACTCTAGCGGTATTTGCTGTACCATATTTTGTTGGAGGTATATCAGTAGATAGTGTAGTTGTGGCGATTATTGTCGGTGCGTGTCTTGCGTTTATAAATATGGTTGTAAAACCTGTTATATCTATCCTAACTCTACCCATAAACATAATTACTCTAGGACTTTTCTCTTTAGTTATAAATGCGGGGCTTTTCTACCTAGTTTCGACAGTCGTCGAAGGTTTTAGTGTAGATGGGTTCATGCCGGCACTTTGGGGATCTCTGGTTGTTTCAATAATAAACTGGTTTTCTGGTAAAGTCGTAAGAGATTAA
- the obgE gene encoding GTPase ObgE: protein MHLVDEVKIKAVAGKGGDGVIRWRHEKFEPKGGPAGGDGGRGGSVYFEAVRDPFLLASYTDKKVYKAENGMPGSDGKKKGKDGEDLVIKVPVGSKIINLSTDEEAELLEEGQKVKMLSGGEGGLGNDRFKSSRETTPYIATPGKIGEESEFLIELSLLADIGLVGFPNAGKSSLLNSITNANAKVGEYEFTTLEPNLGDMHGFVIADIPGLIEGASEGRGLGSKFLKHISHTRLIAHLVSCEAGMNMMKAYKEIRKELESYGRGLSEKDEIIILSKTDAFTDNKEIEKKVADFKKLGKPVFAVSLFDEESIKNLKDGLVKILEK, encoded by the coding sequence ATGCATTTAGTAGATGAAGTAAAAATAAAAGCAGTAGCCGGAAAGGGGGGTGACGGCGTCATACGTTGGCGTCATGAGAAATTCGAACCCAAAGGGGGTCCTGCTGGTGGAGATGGTGGACGCGGAGGAAGCGTTTATTTTGAGGCGGTCAGAGATCCGTTTTTACTTGCTAGTTATACTGACAAAAAGGTCTACAAGGCAGAAAATGGTATGCCAGGAAGTGACGGCAAGAAGAAAGGTAAAGACGGTGAAGATCTTGTTATCAAGGTTCCAGTTGGATCAAAAATAATAAACCTTTCGACAGACGAAGAAGCAGAACTTCTAGAAGAAGGACAAAAAGTAAAAATGCTTTCTGGAGGAGAAGGTGGACTCGGAAATGATAGATTCAAGTCTTCTAGAGAAACAACTCCATATATAGCAACGCCGGGAAAGATTGGTGAAGAATCAGAGTTTTTGATAGAGCTATCTCTTCTTGCTGATATAGGACTTGTCGGTTTTCCAAATGCAGGAAAAAGCTCTCTTCTAAACTCTATAACAAACGCAAATGCAAAAGTTGGAGAGTACGAGTTCACAACACTAGAACCAAACCTTGGAGACATGCACGGATTTGTTATTGCAGATATTCCGGGTCTTATAGAGGGTGCAAGCGAGGGTAGGGGACTTGGGAGTAAGTTTCTAAAACACATTTCTCATACAAGACTTATAGCTCACCTCGTATCTTGTGAGGCCGGTATGAATATGATGAAGGCCTACAAAGAAATAAGAAAAGAACTAGAATCATACGGTAGAGGTCTTTCAGAAAAGGACGAGATAATCATACTTTCTAAAACAGATGCCTTTACTGATAACAAAGAAATAGAAAAGAAAGTGGCTGATTTCAAGAAGCTCGGAAAACCAGTTTTTGCAGTATCTTTGTTTGACGAAGAATCTATCAAAAATCTAAAAGACGGTCTCGTAAAAATACTAGAGAAATAA
- a CDS encoding MYG1 family protein, producing the protein MIKFFQKRKTIVTHDSSFHADDLFACATLKILYPNAKIIRTRDEKIIQKGDIVLDVGEIYDEDKKRFDHHQKEGAGFHDIDTSIPYASFGLIWKNFGLEICGGDKDVWRKIEKNIVLPIDATDNGVSTINLIGNVSPYFAPETFLAFSPSWKEDKSNIDKIFLEQVEKVKTLLLREIKVAKDDIDGERLLEKAYQDAEDKRFLIVDVNMPRPLYQGYLPVKSEVCFLIYPSSDKKSWKAESIRADFGTMNSRRYFPQNWRGLGEEKLREVTGIDDAIFCHRAGFLVMAETFESVKKMVEIALQN; encoded by the coding sequence GTGATAAAATTTTTCCAAAAAAGAAAAACTATAGTTACTCATGACTCGTCTTTTCACGCGGACGATCTTTTTGCTTGTGCAACGCTAAAAATCTTGTATCCAAATGCAAAAATAATAAGAACTAGAGACGAGAAGATAATCCAAAAGGGAGATATTGTTCTAGATGTTGGTGAAATATATGACGAAGATAAAAAAAGGTTTGATCACCACCAAAAAGAGGGTGCAGGTTTTCACGATATAGATACTTCTATTCCATATGCGTCTTTTGGGTTGATATGGAAAAATTTTGGATTAGAGATTTGTGGTGGCGACAAAGATGTATGGAGAAAAATAGAAAAAAATATTGTTCTGCCTATAGATGCGACAGACAACGGAGTAAGTACGATAAACCTCATAGGTAATGTTTCGCCATATTTTGCGCCCGAAACTTTTTTGGCGTTTTCTCCTTCGTGGAAAGAAGATAAATCAAATATAGATAAAATATTTCTTGAACAAGTTGAGAAAGTAAAGACACTGCTTTTACGAGAAATAAAAGTAGCCAAAGATGACATAGACGGAGAGAGACTTCTAGAAAAAGCATATCAGGATGCAGAGGACAAAAGATTTTTGATTGTAGATGTAAATATGCCGAGACCTCTTTATCAGGGATATCTTCCGGTAAAAAGCGAAGTTTGCTTTCTTATATATCCATCTAGTGACAAAAAGAGTTGGAAAGCAGAATCTATAAGAGCTGATTTTGGGACAATGAACTCTAGAAGATATTTCCCTCAAAACTGGAGAGGGTTAGGAGAAGAAAAACTTCGAGAAGTTACTGGAATAGATGACGCTATCTTCTGTCACAGGGCTGGATTTCTAGTTATGGCTGAGACTTTCGAAAGTGTAAAAAAAATGGTAGAAATAGCACTACAAAACTAA
- a CDS encoding UDP-N-acetylglucosamine--N-acetylmuramyl-(pentapeptide) pyrophosphoryl-undecaprenol N-acetylglucosamine transferase, protein MRILFAGGGTGGHFYPIIAVAEELNALADKEKIIELKLHYASTEPYDNAALLRNGIKFEQIYAGKVRIYFSPKNIIDIFKTFVGFIKALGMVYRLYPDVVFSKGGYASVPTVLAARILGIPVIIHDSDSVPGRANLFAGKFAKRIALSFESAASYFKHKDRIAITGQPVRRDLREATREGAYEHFDLDPTKKTILIFCGSQGAQKINDIVLDTLPHILKEYQVIHQTGDKNKDIVMKEAKVILGKDYETLSKNYKVFGFLNTLSTKLAGGIADVSIARAGSSIFELSLWGVPSILIPITSSNGDHQRKNAYAVARTGGAVVIEEANMKDTIIISEIERILKNETLHDQMSRDIKHFATPDSAGIIAGEILRVALDHEK, encoded by the coding sequence ATGAGAATACTTTTTGCTGGAGGAGGCACAGGAGGACATTTTTACCCGATAATCGCTGTTGCCGAGGAATTAAACGCACTTGCTGACAAAGAAAAAATAATAGAACTAAAACTTCACTACGCCTCTACAGAACCGTATGACAATGCGGCGCTTCTTAGAAACGGGATCAAGTTTGAACAAATATATGCTGGAAAAGTTAGAATATATTTTTCTCCAAAAAACATTATAGATATATTCAAAACTTTTGTTGGTTTTATCAAAGCCCTAGGGATGGTCTATAGACTTTATCCAGATGTTGTTTTCTCCAAGGGTGGTTACGCGAGTGTCCCTACTGTTTTGGCGGCGAGAATTTTAGGTATACCTGTTATCATTCACGATTCAGATTCAGTTCCCGGAAGGGCGAATCTTTTTGCTGGTAAGTTTGCAAAACGAATCGCGCTTTCTTTTGAGTCTGCAGCGAGTTATTTCAAACACAAAGATAGGATTGCCATAACAGGACAACCAGTAAGACGTGACTTGCGCGAGGCGACTAGAGAGGGTGCATATGAGCATTTTGATCTTGATCCAACCAAAAAGACAATACTTATATTTTGCGGTTCACAAGGTGCACAAAAAATAAACGATATAGTTTTGGATACACTGCCACATATCTTGAAAGAGTATCAGGTTATACATCAAACTGGAGACAAGAACAAAGATATAGTTATGAAAGAGGCAAAAGTAATCCTAGGAAAAGATTACGAAACCCTTTCAAAAAATTACAAAGTTTTTGGTTTTCTAAACACACTTTCTACAAAACTTGCTGGTGGGATTGCTGATGTTTCGATAGCTAGAGCGGGATCTTCTATTTTTGAACTTTCACTTTGGGGCGTGCCGTCTATATTGATACCAATAACAAGTTCGAATGGTGATCACCAAAGAAAGAATGCATATGCAGTAGCTAGAACTGGCGGGGCAGTGGTTATAGAAGAAGCAAACATGAAAGATACAATAATAATCTCCGAAATAGAAAGAATACTCAAAAATGAGACACTTCATGATCAAATGTCTAGAGATATAAAACATTTTGCTACACCCGACTCAGCGGGAATAATAGCGGGGGAGATATTGCGTGTTGCTCTAGATCACGAAAAATAA
- the ftsW gene encoding putative lipid II flippase FtsW gives MYTSKKGEIDKFFLYTTMVLVGFGVLAFISAAFGIYAKSQEKFFSILFSQLVLGLGLGLLVAYFTSKVNYKFWRKHSLVFFIISIVACLLVFVPGIGVLYNGARRWISIGPISFQPAEFLKIAVILYLSAWLSFVRNKPKNFWWSLVPLVAILGVAGIILGFQPDTKSFILIVAASLVMIFVSGVSFKYIGIALALIAVTLTLMILFRPYVATRIKTYVDPSSDPLGSSWQIDNSMIAIGSGGFFGRGYGQSIQKFTYLPEPHGDSIFAVIGEEMGFLGTTFLVLLYAAFGLRGFKIAMMAPDTYSRFLVVGIIGLLLSQSFLNILSMTGLFPLTGVPLVFVSHGGTSLLFSFFAVGIVMNVSRYTKITSLV, from the coding sequence ATGTACACTTCGAAGAAAGGAGAAATAGATAAATTCTTTCTTTACACGACAATGGTGTTGGTTGGTTTTGGAGTACTAGCGTTTATTTCTGCGGCCTTTGGTATATATGCAAAAAGCCAGGAAAAGTTTTTTTCTATACTTTTTAGTCAGCTAGTTTTGGGACTTGGACTCGGACTTCTGGTTGCTTATTTTACATCGAAAGTAAATTACAAATTTTGGAGAAAACACTCACTAGTTTTTTTTATAATTTCTATCGTGGCGTGTCTTTTGGTTTTTGTTCCCGGAATAGGTGTTTTGTATAACGGAGCAAGGCGTTGGATATCGATAGGACCCATATCTTTCCAGCCTGCAGAGTTTTTGAAAATTGCAGTTATATTATATCTTTCTGCATGGCTTTCTTTTGTAAGGAACAAGCCAAAAAATTTCTGGTGGAGTTTGGTCCCGCTAGTTGCGATTTTAGGAGTGGCGGGAATTATTCTTGGTTTTCAACCAGACACAAAGAGTTTTATTCTCATAGTTGCTGCATCTCTTGTCATGATTTTTGTTTCCGGAGTTAGTTTCAAGTATATAGGTATAGCTCTTGCGCTTATCGCAGTAACTTTGACACTTATGATACTTTTTAGGCCATATGTTGCTACTAGAATAAAAACATATGTTGACCCTAGTTCTGACCCTCTCGGTTCTTCGTGGCAGATAGATAACTCAATGATCGCTATTGGTTCGGGGGGATTTTTTGGTAGAGGTTATGGCCAGAGTATCCAAAAGTTCACATATCTTCCAGAACCACACGGAGACTCTATATTTGCAGTAATAGGGGAGGAAATGGGATTTTTGGGGACAACATTTTTGGTTTTGCTGTACGCAGCTTTTGGTTTGAGAGGTTTCAAGATAGCCATGATGGCACCAGACACGTATAGTCGATTTTTGGTTGTTGGTATAATCGGACTACTTTTGTCTCAGTCCTTTCTCAATATTCTTTCTATGACCGGACTTTTCCCACTAACGGGAGTACCTCTTGTTTTTGTAAGTCACGGCGGTACATCTCTGCTTTTCTCATTTTTTGCTGTCGGTATAGTTATGAACGTATCTAGATACACCAAAATAACATCTTTGGTATAA
- a CDS encoding peptidoglycan DD-metalloendopeptidase family protein, with amino-acid sequence MTFSSALANSAVTDLENKIESHQTEIEKLNQELEIFQRELNSLSQEKNTLSNEVKKLDITKKKLETDIRLTEEKITKTDLSIKELGIDITNKDELIKNKKTAIAKALRQLYDDSGQNSLIFYIASGKTLADTWRHADSILRFQEELEQDIVELSDTKQLLEADKKEAESLKEELISLKSELGDQKKIVVSNETEKNNLLSETKNQESKYAALVKEKEALIAAFEAELQAYESELQYILDPSKLPAPGSGPLGWPLSSVLITQQFGVTADSGRLYATGSHSGVDFRASTGTPVFAMANGTVVDYGDTDIACRGASFGKWVLIRYSNGLAATFGHLSLVKVSKGQMVTPNTLIAYSGNTGRSTAPHLHVTVYAGDAVKVEGKESLACTGKILVQPRAATNAYLDPLLYMPKTTSSMFK; translated from the coding sequence ATGACGTTTTCTAGCGCTCTCGCTAATAGTGCTGTTACTGATCTTGAAAACAAAATAGAAAGCCACCAAACTGAAATAGAAAAACTAAACCAAGAACTAGAGATTTTTCAACGAGAATTGAATAGTCTTTCTCAAGAAAAGAATACTTTATCAAATGAGGTAAAGAAGCTAGATATCACAAAAAAGAAACTAGAAACAGACATAAGGCTGACTGAAGAAAAGATAACAAAAACAGATCTTTCGATAAAAGAACTCGGTATCGATATAACAAACAAAGATGAACTTATAAAAAACAAAAAGACTGCTATAGCAAAGGCTTTGAGACAGCTCTATGATGATTCAGGACAAAACAGTCTCATATTTTATATTGCTAGCGGTAAAACTCTAGCTGATACTTGGAGACACGCAGATAGCATACTTAGATTCCAAGAAGAACTAGAACAAGATATAGTAGAACTTTCTGACACAAAACAACTTCTAGAAGCTGATAAGAAAGAAGCTGAGAGCTTAAAAGAAGAGCTTATATCACTCAAGTCAGAACTTGGAGACCAAAAAAAGATAGTTGTTTCAAACGAAACAGAAAAGAATAATCTTCTTTCTGAAACAAAGAATCAAGAATCTAAATATGCAGCTCTTGTCAAAGAAAAGGAAGCTCTTATTGCTGCTTTTGAAGCAGAACTTCAGGCTTATGAGTCTGAACTCCAATACATACTTGATCCATCCAAACTTCCGGCACCAGGTTCAGGACCACTTGGTTGGCCGCTTTCTAGTGTTCTTATAACACAGCAGTTTGGAGTTACCGCAGACTCTGGGAGGCTTTATGCAACTGGTTCGCACTCAGGAGTAGACTTTAGAGCATCTACAGGAACGCCGGTCTTTGCTATGGCAAACGGTACAGTGGTTGATTATGGAGATACAGATATAGCTTGTAGAGGTGCATCTTTTGGTAAATGGGTTCTTATAAGGTATTCAAATGGTCTTGCGGCTACATTTGGACACTTATCACTTGTAAAGGTCTCAAAGGGCCAAATGGTGACTCCAAATACGCTCATAGCTTATAGTGGTAATACAGGTAGATCTACAGCGCCACATCTACACGTAACAGTTTACGCTGGAGATGCGGTCAAAGTTGAAGGTAAAGAATCCTTGGCATGTACTGGTAAGATTTTGGTTCAGCCAAGAGCGGCGACAAATGCATATCTTGATCCACTTCTTTATATGCCGAAAACAACTTCCTCAATGTTTAAGTAA
- the rplI gene encoding 50S ribosomal protein L9, with protein MKVILLKSVPKVGQKDEIKEVNSGYAQNYLIPKQLAIPADSKSVDKLQKRKASLVAEKDIQSSLFEKELEKIRGQKIHLEEKANEKGVLYSVIHEERISEEIKKTFGITIPKDYIKLAEHIKQLGIYTVRVVRDSVDENLELVVSRKED; from the coding sequence ATGAAAGTAATACTCTTGAAATCTGTTCCGAAAGTAGGACAAAAAGACGAAATAAAAGAAGTTAACTCTGGATACGCCCAGAACTACCTCATACCAAAACAATTAGCCATACCAGCAGATTCAAAATCTGTAGATAAATTACAAAAAAGAAAAGCTAGCCTAGTTGCAGAAAAAGACATCCAATCAAGTCTATTTGAAAAAGAACTAGAAAAAATCAGAGGTCAAAAAATACATCTAGAAGAAAAGGCAAACGAAAAAGGCGTACTTTATTCAGTTATACACGAAGAAAGAATAAGCGAAGAAATAAAGAAAACGTTTGGTATTACTATACCAAAAGACTACATAAAACTGGCTGAACACATAAAACAGCTTGGAATATATACCGTTAGAGTTGTGAGAGATAGTGTAGATGAAAACCTAGAATTAGTTGTTTCGAGAAAAGAAGATTAA
- a CDS encoding glutamate--tRNA ligase: MKENGVVTRFAPSPTGRFHVGGVRTALYNYLFARHTGGKFILRIEDTDKERSKKEYEDEIMDLFSWLGLEHDEFYRQSDRTSTYRKYLEKMIEEGTAYVSKEENPKEGQRDEVIRFKNPNKEVTFKDEILGEITFDTTELADFVIARDLDNPVYHFTVVVDDFEMGVTHIIRGQEHISNTPRQLLLQEAIGATRPLYAHIPLILSKDKTKLSKRDPSVVPAIEYRDLGYLPEALLNFLALIGWNPGGDKEVFSKDELVKMFDISKVQKSGGVFNNEKLEWFNREHIKLLSQEEKIDAIVKNLTDEFKNDPNFSEEKIGKGVEAILERISVFGEISSLCASGELNWLIKQPVYDGKMLLWKTSTADSTKNHLNKVLSIVQDLDSNGDASYWKENIFPYADEVGRGDVLWPLRVSLSGLEKSPDPFTLMSILGKDESISRIKFAIGLC; the protein is encoded by the coding sequence ATGAAAGAAAATGGAGTAGTAACAAGATTTGCACCGTCTCCCACTGGGAGATTTCATGTTGGAGGAGTCAGAACAGCTCTTTATAACTACCTTTTTGCAAGACATACTGGTGGCAAGTTTATTCTAAGAATAGAAGATACAGACAAAGAAAGATCTAAGAAAGAATATGAAGACGAAATCATGGATCTTTTCTCATGGCTTGGACTAGAGCATGACGAATTCTATAGACAGTCTGATAGAACTTCTACATACAGGAAATATCTTGAGAAGATGATAGAAGAGGGAACTGCTTATGTCTCAAAAGAAGAAAATCCAAAAGAAGGACAAAGAGATGAAGTTATAAGATTTAAAAATCCAAACAAAGAAGTTACTTTCAAAGACGAGATTTTGGGAGAAATAACGTTTGATACAACAGAGCTTGCAGATTTCGTTATTGCTAGAGATTTGGACAACCCTGTTTATCACTTTACTGTTGTGGTAGATGATTTTGAGATGGGCGTTACACATATCATAAGAGGACAAGAACATATTTCAAATACACCAAGACAACTACTTCTTCAAGAAGCTATCGGAGCGACACGTCCTTTGTATGCTCATATACCACTTATACTTTCGAAAGATAAAACAAAACTTTCAAAAAGAGATCCATCTGTTGTACCTGCGATTGAATATAGAGATTTGGGTTATCTTCCAGAAGCACTACTGAACTTTTTAGCGCTTATTGGATGGAACCCCGGTGGAGACAAAGAAGTTTTTTCAAAAGATGAACTTGTAAAAATGTTTGATATATCCAAGGTCCAAAAGAGTGGGGGAGTTTTCAATAATGAAAAACTAGAATGGTTTAATCGTGAGCATATAAAACTTCTAAGCCAGGAAGAAAAGATAGATGCAATAGTAAAAAACCTAACAGATGAATTCAAAAATGACCCAAATTTTTCTGAAGAAAAGATAGGGAAGGGGGTAGAGGCCATCCTAGAGAGAATATCCGTTTTTGGTGAAATAAGCTCTCTGTGCGCCTCTGGAGAGCTAAATTGGCTTATAAAACAGCCTGTTTATGACGGAAAAATGCTCCTGTGGAAAACTTCTACAGCCGATTCTACCAAAAACCATCTTAATAAGGTTTTGTCAATAGTTCAAGATTTGGACTCTAATGGCGACGCTTCTTACTGGAAAGAAAACATTTTTCCTTATGCAGATGAAGTTGGTCGTGGTGATGTTCTCTGGCCCCTACGCGTATCTCTATCTGGCTTAGAAAAATCCCCTGACCCTTTTACACTCATGAGTATTCTTGGCAAAGATGAATCTATTTCTAGGATTAAGTTTGCTATAGGCCTATGCTAA
- the rpmA gene encoding 50S ribosomal protein L27, with translation MAHRKAAGTAKNLRDSNPKYLGTKLYDGQVAKAGSVIVRQRGSKILAGNNVSMGKDHTLFALKPGTVRFGSKRKTNFDGSVSRKKVVHVDQK, from the coding sequence ATGGCACATAGAAAGGCTGCCGGAACAGCCAAAAACTTAAGAGATTCAAATCCAAAGTACCTAGGTACCAAGCTTTACGATGGACAAGTTGCCAAAGCTGGTAGTGTTATCGTAAGACAAAGAGGATCAAAAATACTAGCTGGAAACAATGTTTCTATGGGTAAAGATCATACTCTTTTCGCTCTAAAGCCTGGAACAGTTAGGTTTGGCTCAAAAAGAAAAACAAACTTTGATGGAAGTGTATCTAGAAAAAAAGTAGTACACGTTGATCAAAAATAA
- a CDS encoding GIY-YIG nuclease family protein — protein sequence MFYVYVLQSKKDGKMYTGSTKDLRKRFLQHEKGLSTWTKGRGPFIMVYYEACLNEQDARSRETYLKSGMGKRYLKNRLKRFLSLTG from the coding sequence ATGTTTTATGTTTACGTATTACAGAGTAAAAAAGACGGGAAAATGTATACAGGAAGTACCAAAGATCTTCGGAAGCGCTTTTTGCAACACGAAAAAGGATTATCAACTTGGACAAAAGGAAGAGGTCCATTTATAATGGTTTATTATGAAGCATGTCTCAATGAGCAAGATGCTCGGTCGCGTGAGACATATTTAAAATCAGGTATGGGAAAGCGTTATCTAAAAAATAGACTTAAGCGCTTCCTATCTCTAACGGGATGA
- a CDS encoding GatB/YqeY domain-containing protein, whose amino-acid sequence MSLQTDIKEKIKEAMLAKDQVRLGVMRMLTSAFTNELVAKGKKPTEELSDDEALAVIARLAKQRKDSISQFEAGGRMDLVEEEKGQLTILEEFLPEMMGEDEVRSFVSTKKTELGVDDPKDKGKLMSEVMKELKGRADGGIVKSVVDSLF is encoded by the coding sequence ATGAGTTTGCAAACAGACATAAAAGAAAAAATAAAAGAAGCAATGTTGGCAAAGGACCAAGTAAGGCTTGGTGTTATGAGGATGCTAACTAGTGCGTTTACAAATGAGCTTGTAGCCAAGGGTAAAAAGCCGACAGAAGAACTTTCTGACGACGAGGCATTGGCCGTGATTGCAAGGCTTGCAAAACAGAGAAAAGACTCAATAAGTCAGTTCGAAGCCGGTGGAAGAATGGATCTTGTAGAAGAAGAGAAGGGTCAGCTAACTATTCTAGAAGAATTTTTACCAGAAATGATGGGAGAAGATGAAGTTAGAAGTTTTGTTTCTACAAAGAAAACAGAGCTCGGAGTAGATGATCCAAAAGACAAAGGAAAGCTTATGTCAGAAGTTATGAAAGAATTAAAAGGTCGAGCCGATGGAGGCATTGTAAAAAGTGTAGTAGATAGTTTGTTTTAA
- a CDS encoding DNA recombination protein RmuC encodes MENIFFGIIVIMLLGIIFYLSKNKNSSPKDGDSSLLLQQLNNLSNTLDQKLRETERQVNESIRYQAGESQKIIREITRELTEVKETGKQVVGFAEQLESLQDILKNPKQRGILGEYYLETVLKNVLPPSSYQVQYGFKDGTIVDAVVFVKDKIIPIDSKFSLENYNRLVEEKDKSRREELEKQFKNDLKLRIDETSKYVKPSEGTMDFAFMFIPHEAIYYDLLVAQVGGIKVNTRDLIDYAFKEKKVIIVSPTSFLAFLQTVLQGLKALEIEERAQEIIKRVEDLGKHLKAYEDYHNKLGNTLSTAVNHYNSSGKELKKVDKDVLRIAGASSDIEPVLLDERVDRE; translated from the coding sequence ATGGAAAACATCTTTTTTGGAATTATAGTCATCATGCTTTTGGGGATTATTTTTTATCTTTCCAAAAACAAGAACTCTTCTCCAAAAGATGGCGACTCTTCCCTACTACTACAGCAACTAAACAACCTCTCCAATACTCTCGATCAGAAACTCCGCGAAACAGAAAGACAAGTCAACGAATCTATACGATACCAAGCGGGAGAATCACAAAAAATAATACGAGAAATAACTCGCGAACTTACTGAAGTCAAAGAAACCGGAAAACAAGTTGTAGGTTTCGCCGAACAGCTAGAAAGTCTCCAGGACATACTCAAGAATCCAAAACAAAGAGGTATCTTGGGCGAATATTATCTAGAAACAGTTTTGAAAAATGTTCTTCCTCCAAGCTCATACCAAGTACAGTATGGTTTCAAAGACGGTACTATTGTCGATGCAGTTGTTTTCGTCAAAGACAAGATTATACCGATAGACTCCAAGTTTTCTCTAGAAAACTACAACCGTCTTGTCGAAGAAAAAGATAAGTCTCGAAGAGAAGAGTTGGAGAAGCAGTTCAAGAACGATCTCAAGCTTCGTATCGACGAAACAAGTAAATACGTAAAACCAAGCGAAGGAACTATGGACTTTGCGTTTATGTTCATACCTCACGAAGCTATATATTATGATCTTCTTGTTGCTCAAGTCGGCGGTATCAAGGTCAACACTCGTGACCTCATAGACTATGCGTTCAAAGAAAAAAAAGTTATCATAGTCTCTCCTACTTCATTCCTAGCATTCCTCCAAACTGTTCTCCAAGGGCTCAAAGCTCTAGAGATAGAAGAACGCGCACAAGAAATAATCAAAAGAGTTGAAGATCTAGGTAAACACTTGAAAGCTTATGAGGATTATCATAACAAACTCGGCAACACCTTATCGACTGCAGTAAATCACTATAACTCTTCTGGAAAAGAACTCAAGAAAGTCGACAAAGACGTCTTGCGTATCGCTGGAGCATCTAGCGACATAGAGCCAGTACTTCTCGATGAGAGAGTAGATAGAGAATAA